In Rissa tridactyla isolate bRisTri1 chromosome 8, bRisTri1.patW.cur.20221130, whole genome shotgun sequence, one genomic interval encodes:
- the SRL gene encoding sarcalumenin isoform X1 — protein sequence MKGLNLLCCCVASLLLLGTAEPHTPGTDHVGGAAESPLPAAEPRLEEKAANGSPEEDRDGGPANTSLPGTAEEGHGEGEEEPAGGLSGDPRPGDGQPQETSVEKGQEEPSKAEGPGEDAVLGTPEAAHHDGNGGPGPQDGSRARQDEESGTEKAASEEKGQPGEEKMEESRALSAPEEGEEGGEQSSEEDDDDEQGESEEGEHGESEEDGSKGESEEGDSKEEEESDEDGAGPVGSENGAKGTDKEAAGTPAKNGHGKPAAAGKGEASCHHPPCGEAAEEPPAAVEDPPAEADPPAAVENPPAVEDPLAVVEDPPAAEDPPAAEDPPAVVEDPPAVVEDPPAVVEDPPAAEDQLAAEDPPAVVEDPPTAEDPPADKTSLAKTETPPGQSAHPAAAELQHSQREEVEDASELTKRDRSHLENTLKLNEDKPADDFSGVLQRLRKIYHSSIKPLEQSYRYNELRQHEITAYPGRTLGSSATDGEITSKPMVLFLGPWSVGKSSMINYLLGLDDTPYQLYTGAEPTTSEFTVIMHGPKLKTIEGIVMAADSARSFSPLEKFGQNFLEKLIGIEVPHKLLERVTFVDTPGIIENRKQQERGYPFNDVCQWFIDRADLIFVVFDPTKLDVGLELEMLFRQLKGRESQIRIILNKADSLATQELMRVYGALFWSLAPLINVTEPPRVYVSSFWPHEYHPDTHKDLFLKEEISLLEDLNQVIENRMENKIAFIRQHAIRVRIHALLVDRYLQTYKDKMTFFSDGELVFRDIVEDPDKFFIFKSILAKTNVSKFDLPNREAYKDFFGINPITSFKLLSQQCSYMGGCFLEKIEKAITRELPDLLGSIGLGKKPNVLSCDITGCGETPKNRYKKP from the exons ATGAAGGGCCTCaacctgctctgctgctgcgTGGCCTCGCTCCTGCTCCTCGGCACTGCAG AGCCGCACACCCCCGGCACGGACCATGTCGGTGGCGCTGCCGAAAGccccctgccagctgcagagcccaggctggaggagaaggcagccaaCGGCAGCCCCGAGGAGGACCGAGATGGTGGCCCCGCCAACACCTCCTTGCCCGGCACCGCTGAGGAGGGACAcggagagggggaggaagagccagCGGGTGGCCTGAGCGGGGACCCGCGGCCAGGGGATGGCCAGCCACAGGAGACCAGTGTGGAGAAGGGCCAGGAGGAGCCCAGCAAGGCAGAGGGCCCAGGGGAAGATGCTGTGTTGGGCACCCCTGAGGCAGCACATCATGATGGGAACGGCGGGCCTGGCCCACAAGATGGCTCCCGTGCCCGGCAGGATGAGGAGTCCGGCACCGAGAAAGCAGCCTCTGAGGAGAAagggcagcctggggaagagaaaatGGAGGAGTCAAGAGCATTGTCTGCAcctgaggagggagaggaagggggtgaGCAGAGCTCAGAGGAAGATGACGATGACGAGCAGGGGGAGTCTGAGGAAGGTGAACATGGCGAGTCTGAGGAAGATGGAAGCAAGGGAGAGTCCGAGGAGGGAGATTCTAAGGAGGAGGAAGAATCTGACGAAGATGGTGCCGGGCCAGTAGGGTCAGAGAACGGAGCTAAAGGGACTGACAAGGAAGCGGCCGGCACTCCTGCCAAAAATGGCCATGGcaaaccagcagctgctggcaaggGAGAAGCCAGCTGCCATCACCCCCCCTGTGGGGAGGCAGCAGAAGAGCCGCCAGCAGCAGTGGAAGACCCGCCAGCAGAAGCAGATCCACCAGCAGCAGTGGAAAACCCACCAGCAGTAGAAGACCCACTGGCAGTGGTGGAAGACCCGCCAGCAGCAGAAGACCCGCCAGCAGCAGAAGACCCGCCAGCAGTGGTGGAAGACCCGCCGGCAGTGGTGGAAGACCCGCCGGCAGTGGTGGAAGACCCGCCGGCAGCAGAAGATCAGCTGGCAGCAGAAGACCCGCCGGCAGTGGTGGAAGATCCACCAACAGCAGAAGACCCCCCTGCAGACAAGACATCTCTGGCAAAAACAGAAACCCCACCTGGCCAGagtgcccacccagctgctgctgagctccAGCACAGCCAGAGAG AAGAGGTTGAAGATGCCAGCGAGCTGACCAAGCGCGACCGGTCCCACTTGGAGAACACCCTCAAACTGAACGAGGACAAACCTGCCGATGATTTCTCAG GAGTACTGCAGCGGCTGAGGAAGATCTACCACTCCTCCATCAAGCCCCTGGAGCAGTCCTACAGATACAACGAGCTGAGGCAGCATGAGATCACAG CTTACCCCGGACGCACCCTGGGCTCCTCCGCCACAG ATGGGGAGATCACTTCCAAGCCAATGGTGCTATTCCTGGGACCGTGGAGCGTCGGCAAATCCTCCATGATAAACTACCTCCTCGGGCTGGACGACACTCCATACCAGCTCTACACAG GAGCAGAACCCACCACCTCCGAATTCACTGTCATCATGCACGGCCCCAAGCTGAAGACCATCGAGGGCATCGTGATGGCTGCTGACAGCGCCCGCTCCTTCTCGCCCCTGGAGAAGTTTGGGCAGAACTTCTTGGAGAAGCTGATAGGAATCGAGGTGCCCCACAAACTGCTAGAGCGGGTCACCTTCGTGGACACGCCAGGCATCATTGAAAACCGCAAGCAGCAAGAACGAG GTTACCCATTCAACGACGTGTGCCAGTGGTTCATTGACAGAGCTGATCTCATCTTCGTTGTCTTTGACCCTACGAAGTTGGATGTGGGCTTGGAGCTGGAGATGCTGTTTCGACAGCTGAAGGGCCGCGAGTCTCAGATCCGAATCATCTTGAACAAAGCCGACAGCCTGGCTACCCAGGAGCTCATGAGAGTCTACGGCGCCTTATTCTGGAGCCTGGCTCCTCTCATCAACGTCACGGAGCCACCCAGGGTGTACGTTAGCTCCTTCTGGCCCCACGAGTACCATCCAGATACGCACAAAGACCTGTTCCTCAAAGAAGAGATATCGCTGCTGGAAGATCTCAACCAGGTGATTGAGAACAGGATGGAAAATAAGATCGCTTTCATACGCCAGCACGCCATCCGGGTGCGCATCCACGCCCTTTTGGTCGATCGCTATCTACAGACCTACAAGGACAAAATGACCTTCTTTAGCGATGGAGAACTGGTGTTCAGGGACATTGTGGAAGATCCTGACAAGTTCTTTATCTTTAAGTCCATTCTGGCAAAGACCAATGTCAGCAAATTTGACCTCCCCAACCGTGAGGCTTACAAGGACTTCTTTGGCATCAACCCCATCACCAGTTTTAAGCTGCTGTCTCAGCAGTGTTCCTACATGGGAGGGTGTTTCCTAGAGAAGATCGAGAAGGCCATCACTCGCGAGCTTCCCGATCTCTTGGGAAGCATCGGCTTGGGGAAGAAGCCCAATGTTCTCTCCTGCGACATCACTGGCTGTGGCGAAACCCCAAAGAATCGCTACAAGAAACCCTAA
- the SRL gene encoding sarcalumenin isoform X2 — translation MKGLNLLCCCVASLLLLGTAEPHTPGTDHVGGAAESPLPAAEPRLEEKAANGSPEEDRDGGPANTSLPGTAEEGHGEGEEEPAGGLSGDPRPGDGQPQETSVEKGQEEPSKAEGPGEDAVLGTPEAAHHDGNGGPGPQDGSRARQDEESGTEKAASEEKGQPGEEKMEESRALSAPEEGEEGGEQSSEEDDDDEQGESEEGEHGESEEDGSKGESEEGDSKEEEESDEDGAGPVGSENGAKGTDKEAAGTPAKNGHGKPAAAGKGEASCHHPPCGEAAEEPPAAVEDPPAEADPPAAVENPPAVEDPLAVVEDPPAAEDPPAAEDPPAVVEDPPAVVEDPPAVVEDPPAAEDQLAAEDPPAVVEDPPTAEDPPADKTSLAKTETPPGQSAHPAAAELQHSQREEVEDASELTKRDRSHLENTLKLNEDKPADDFSGVLQRLRKIYHSSIKPLEQSYRYNELRQHEITDGEITSKPMVLFLGPWSVGKSSMINYLLGLDDTPYQLYTGAEPTTSEFTVIMHGPKLKTIEGIVMAADSARSFSPLEKFGQNFLEKLIGIEVPHKLLERVTFVDTPGIIENRKQQERGYPFNDVCQWFIDRADLIFVVFDPTKLDVGLELEMLFRQLKGRESQIRIILNKADSLATQELMRVYGALFWSLAPLINVTEPPRVYVSSFWPHEYHPDTHKDLFLKEEISLLEDLNQVIENRMENKIAFIRQHAIRVRIHALLVDRYLQTYKDKMTFFSDGELVFRDIVEDPDKFFIFKSILAKTNVSKFDLPNREAYKDFFGINPITSFKLLSQQCSYMGGCFLEKIEKAITRELPDLLGSIGLGKKPNVLSCDITGCGETPKNRYKKP, via the exons ATGAAGGGCCTCaacctgctctgctgctgcgTGGCCTCGCTCCTGCTCCTCGGCACTGCAG AGCCGCACACCCCCGGCACGGACCATGTCGGTGGCGCTGCCGAAAGccccctgccagctgcagagcccaggctggaggagaaggcagccaaCGGCAGCCCCGAGGAGGACCGAGATGGTGGCCCCGCCAACACCTCCTTGCCCGGCACCGCTGAGGAGGGACAcggagagggggaggaagagccagCGGGTGGCCTGAGCGGGGACCCGCGGCCAGGGGATGGCCAGCCACAGGAGACCAGTGTGGAGAAGGGCCAGGAGGAGCCCAGCAAGGCAGAGGGCCCAGGGGAAGATGCTGTGTTGGGCACCCCTGAGGCAGCACATCATGATGGGAACGGCGGGCCTGGCCCACAAGATGGCTCCCGTGCCCGGCAGGATGAGGAGTCCGGCACCGAGAAAGCAGCCTCTGAGGAGAAagggcagcctggggaagagaaaatGGAGGAGTCAAGAGCATTGTCTGCAcctgaggagggagaggaagggggtgaGCAGAGCTCAGAGGAAGATGACGATGACGAGCAGGGGGAGTCTGAGGAAGGTGAACATGGCGAGTCTGAGGAAGATGGAAGCAAGGGAGAGTCCGAGGAGGGAGATTCTAAGGAGGAGGAAGAATCTGACGAAGATGGTGCCGGGCCAGTAGGGTCAGAGAACGGAGCTAAAGGGACTGACAAGGAAGCGGCCGGCACTCCTGCCAAAAATGGCCATGGcaaaccagcagctgctggcaaggGAGAAGCCAGCTGCCATCACCCCCCCTGTGGGGAGGCAGCAGAAGAGCCGCCAGCAGCAGTGGAAGACCCGCCAGCAGAAGCAGATCCACCAGCAGCAGTGGAAAACCCACCAGCAGTAGAAGACCCACTGGCAGTGGTGGAAGACCCGCCAGCAGCAGAAGACCCGCCAGCAGCAGAAGACCCGCCAGCAGTGGTGGAAGACCCGCCGGCAGTGGTGGAAGACCCGCCGGCAGTGGTGGAAGACCCGCCGGCAGCAGAAGATCAGCTGGCAGCAGAAGACCCGCCGGCAGTGGTGGAAGATCCACCAACAGCAGAAGACCCCCCTGCAGACAAGACATCTCTGGCAAAAACAGAAACCCCACCTGGCCAGagtgcccacccagctgctgctgagctccAGCACAGCCAGAGAG AAGAGGTTGAAGATGCCAGCGAGCTGACCAAGCGCGACCGGTCCCACTTGGAGAACACCCTCAAACTGAACGAGGACAAACCTGCCGATGATTTCTCAG GAGTACTGCAGCGGCTGAGGAAGATCTACCACTCCTCCATCAAGCCCCTGGAGCAGTCCTACAGATACAACGAGCTGAGGCAGCATGAGATCACAG ATGGGGAGATCACTTCCAAGCCAATGGTGCTATTCCTGGGACCGTGGAGCGTCGGCAAATCCTCCATGATAAACTACCTCCTCGGGCTGGACGACACTCCATACCAGCTCTACACAG GAGCAGAACCCACCACCTCCGAATTCACTGTCATCATGCACGGCCCCAAGCTGAAGACCATCGAGGGCATCGTGATGGCTGCTGACAGCGCCCGCTCCTTCTCGCCCCTGGAGAAGTTTGGGCAGAACTTCTTGGAGAAGCTGATAGGAATCGAGGTGCCCCACAAACTGCTAGAGCGGGTCACCTTCGTGGACACGCCAGGCATCATTGAAAACCGCAAGCAGCAAGAACGAG GTTACCCATTCAACGACGTGTGCCAGTGGTTCATTGACAGAGCTGATCTCATCTTCGTTGTCTTTGACCCTACGAAGTTGGATGTGGGCTTGGAGCTGGAGATGCTGTTTCGACAGCTGAAGGGCCGCGAGTCTCAGATCCGAATCATCTTGAACAAAGCCGACAGCCTGGCTACCCAGGAGCTCATGAGAGTCTACGGCGCCTTATTCTGGAGCCTGGCTCCTCTCATCAACGTCACGGAGCCACCCAGGGTGTACGTTAGCTCCTTCTGGCCCCACGAGTACCATCCAGATACGCACAAAGACCTGTTCCTCAAAGAAGAGATATCGCTGCTGGAAGATCTCAACCAGGTGATTGAGAACAGGATGGAAAATAAGATCGCTTTCATACGCCAGCACGCCATCCGGGTGCGCATCCACGCCCTTTTGGTCGATCGCTATCTACAGACCTACAAGGACAAAATGACCTTCTTTAGCGATGGAGAACTGGTGTTCAGGGACATTGTGGAAGATCCTGACAAGTTCTTTATCTTTAAGTCCATTCTGGCAAAGACCAATGTCAGCAAATTTGACCTCCCCAACCGTGAGGCTTACAAGGACTTCTTTGGCATCAACCCCATCACCAGTTTTAAGCTGCTGTCTCAGCAGTGTTCCTACATGGGAGGGTGTTTCCTAGAGAAGATCGAGAAGGCCATCACTCGCGAGCTTCCCGATCTCTTGGGAAGCATCGGCTTGGGGAAGAAGCCCAATGTTCTCTCCTGCGACATCACTGGCTGTGGCGAAACCCCAAAGAATCGCTACAAGAAACCCTAA
- the SRL gene encoding sarcalumenin isoform X3, giving the protein MKGLNLLCCCVASLLLLGTAEEVEDASELTKRDRSHLENTLKLNEDKPADDFSGVLQRLRKIYHSSIKPLEQSYRYNELRQHEITAYPGRTLGSSATDGEITSKPMVLFLGPWSVGKSSMINYLLGLDDTPYQLYTGAEPTTSEFTVIMHGPKLKTIEGIVMAADSARSFSPLEKFGQNFLEKLIGIEVPHKLLERVTFVDTPGIIENRKQQERGYPFNDVCQWFIDRADLIFVVFDPTKLDVGLELEMLFRQLKGRESQIRIILNKADSLATQELMRVYGALFWSLAPLINVTEPPRVYVSSFWPHEYHPDTHKDLFLKEEISLLEDLNQVIENRMENKIAFIRQHAIRVRIHALLVDRYLQTYKDKMTFFSDGELVFRDIVEDPDKFFIFKSILAKTNVSKFDLPNREAYKDFFGINPITSFKLLSQQCSYMGGCFLEKIEKAITRELPDLLGSIGLGKKPNVLSCDITGCGETPKNRYKKP; this is encoded by the exons ATGAAGGGCCTCaacctgctctgctgctgcgTGGCCTCGCTCCTGCTCCTCGGCACTGCAG AAGAGGTTGAAGATGCCAGCGAGCTGACCAAGCGCGACCGGTCCCACTTGGAGAACACCCTCAAACTGAACGAGGACAAACCTGCCGATGATTTCTCAG GAGTACTGCAGCGGCTGAGGAAGATCTACCACTCCTCCATCAAGCCCCTGGAGCAGTCCTACAGATACAACGAGCTGAGGCAGCATGAGATCACAG CTTACCCCGGACGCACCCTGGGCTCCTCCGCCACAG ATGGGGAGATCACTTCCAAGCCAATGGTGCTATTCCTGGGACCGTGGAGCGTCGGCAAATCCTCCATGATAAACTACCTCCTCGGGCTGGACGACACTCCATACCAGCTCTACACAG GAGCAGAACCCACCACCTCCGAATTCACTGTCATCATGCACGGCCCCAAGCTGAAGACCATCGAGGGCATCGTGATGGCTGCTGACAGCGCCCGCTCCTTCTCGCCCCTGGAGAAGTTTGGGCAGAACTTCTTGGAGAAGCTGATAGGAATCGAGGTGCCCCACAAACTGCTAGAGCGGGTCACCTTCGTGGACACGCCAGGCATCATTGAAAACCGCAAGCAGCAAGAACGAG GTTACCCATTCAACGACGTGTGCCAGTGGTTCATTGACAGAGCTGATCTCATCTTCGTTGTCTTTGACCCTACGAAGTTGGATGTGGGCTTGGAGCTGGAGATGCTGTTTCGACAGCTGAAGGGCCGCGAGTCTCAGATCCGAATCATCTTGAACAAAGCCGACAGCCTGGCTACCCAGGAGCTCATGAGAGTCTACGGCGCCTTATTCTGGAGCCTGGCTCCTCTCATCAACGTCACGGAGCCACCCAGGGTGTACGTTAGCTCCTTCTGGCCCCACGAGTACCATCCAGATACGCACAAAGACCTGTTCCTCAAAGAAGAGATATCGCTGCTGGAAGATCTCAACCAGGTGATTGAGAACAGGATGGAAAATAAGATCGCTTTCATACGCCAGCACGCCATCCGGGTGCGCATCCACGCCCTTTTGGTCGATCGCTATCTACAGACCTACAAGGACAAAATGACCTTCTTTAGCGATGGAGAACTGGTGTTCAGGGACATTGTGGAAGATCCTGACAAGTTCTTTATCTTTAAGTCCATTCTGGCAAAGACCAATGTCAGCAAATTTGACCTCCCCAACCGTGAGGCTTACAAGGACTTCTTTGGCATCAACCCCATCACCAGTTTTAAGCTGCTGTCTCAGCAGTGTTCCTACATGGGAGGGTGTTTCCTAGAGAAGATCGAGAAGGCCATCACTCGCGAGCTTCCCGATCTCTTGGGAAGCATCGGCTTGGGGAAGAAGCCCAATGTTCTCTCCTGCGACATCACTGGCTGTGGCGAAACCCCAAAGAATCGCTACAAGAAACCCTAA